The following are from one region of the Fastidiosipila sp. genome:
- a CDS encoding pyruvate, phosphate dikinase: MTKYVYMFSEGDASMRDLLGGKGANLAEMSGLGLPVPNGFIVTTEACNRYYADKQMIADEIRSQIFERLAETEQLTGKVFGDPERPLLLSVRSGARASMPGMMDTVLNLGLNDEVAEGLARLTGNRRFVFDSYRRFIMMFSDVVMGISRSHFEEAFEAVKKEGSIESDLDLDADDLERIENEFKAIYAREKGEAFPQDVKRQLILAIEAVFRSWNTERAVYYRKMHNIPSHWGTAVNVQEMVYGNMGESSGTGVAFSRNPATGENKLYGEYLMNAQGEDVVAGVRTPFPIDHLAEQMPEVYQQFTDIAHQLERHYGDMQDLEFTIENGKLFILQTRNGKRTATAALQIAVDLVAEGLISREEALLGIDPKQLDALLHPAFDPKALEAGKRIAKGLPASPGAATGQIVFTAEQATAAKEAGQSVILVREETSPEDIQGMAAAEGILTTRGGMTSHAAVVARGMGKCCVSGCSEALINEKNRTMTINGRVYGCDDFISLDGSTGLVYEGSIATREAEMSGNFQTIMEWADEIADMKVRTNADTPHDSRVALDLGAQGIGLTRTEHMFFEAERVFLFRQMIVARTEEDRRKALAKIKPMQQEDFLGLFRVMDGYPVIIRLLDPPLHEFLPTNEGEIKQLAEELGIGYDRLCEIIEELHELNPMLGHRGCRLAVSYPEIAEMQTEAIIGAALQAAEEGINVMPEIMVPLVSEVKELEYLNRFIKSTADRLIKEAGRELKYWVGTMIEIPRACLTADKVAEEADFFSFGTNDLTQMTYGLSRDDAGKILEAYYQAGIFETDPTAHLDREGVGQLMRMAVELGRKSKPDLELGICGEHGGDPYSVEFCQMVGLDYVSCSPYRVPIARLSAAQSALRYPRRK, from the coding sequence ATGACGAAATACGTCTATATGTTTTCGGAAGGCGACGCTTCCATGCGCGACCTTCTTGGCGGCAAGGGAGCCAACCTGGCAGAGATGTCCGGCCTTGGCCTGCCCGTGCCCAATGGCTTCATTGTGACAACCGAAGCCTGCAACCGTTATTACGCGGACAAGCAGATGATCGCGGACGAAATCCGCAGCCAGATCTTTGAGAGGCTGGCTGAAACCGAGCAGCTTACGGGCAAGGTCTTCGGTGATCCTGAGCGCCCCCTTCTTTTGTCGGTCCGCTCCGGGGCCCGTGCCTCCATGCCGGGGATGATGGACACGGTCCTGAACCTGGGCCTCAATGATGAGGTGGCCGAGGGGCTGGCCAGACTAACAGGCAACCGCCGCTTCGTCTTTGACAGCTACCGCCGTTTCATCATGATGTTTTCCGATGTGGTCATGGGCATTTCACGCAGCCATTTCGAAGAGGCCTTCGAAGCGGTTAAGAAAGAAGGCAGCATTGAATCCGACCTGGACCTTGATGCCGACGATCTTGAGCGGATCGAAAATGAGTTCAAGGCCATCTACGCCAGGGAAAAGGGGGAAGCCTTCCCGCAGGATGTCAAGCGGCAGCTGATCCTTGCCATTGAAGCGGTTTTCCGTTCCTGGAACACTGAACGCGCCGTCTATTACCGCAAGATGCATAATATTCCCTCGCACTGGGGCACGGCAGTCAATGTCCAGGAGATGGTCTACGGCAATATGGGCGAAAGCTCGGGGACCGGTGTCGCTTTCTCGCGAAATCCCGCCACCGGAGAAAACAAGCTTTACGGCGAGTACCTGATGAATGCCCAGGGCGAAGATGTGGTGGCCGGGGTGCGCACTCCTTTCCCCATCGATCACCTGGCTGAACAGATGCCGGAAGTCTATCAGCAGTTTACCGACATTGCTCATCAACTGGAGCGTCACTACGGCGATATGCAGGACCTGGAGTTCACCATTGAAAATGGCAAGCTCTTCATCCTCCAGACAAGAAACGGGAAAAGGACCGCAACGGCTGCTCTTCAGATTGCTGTCGACCTGGTCGCCGAAGGCTTGATCTCGCGCGAGGAAGCCCTTTTGGGCATTGATCCCAAGCAGCTGGATGCCCTCTTGCATCCGGCCTTTGACCCCAAGGCCCTTGAAGCGGGCAAACGCATTGCCAAGGGTCTTCCCGCTTCGCCCGGTGCGGCGACGGGCCAGATCGTCTTCACAGCTGAACAGGCGACAGCCGCCAAGGAGGCCGGCCAGTCCGTCATTCTGGTCCGTGAAGAAACCTCTCCTGAAGATATCCAGGGCATGGCCGCGGCTGAAGGGATCCTGACGACGCGCGGCGGCATGACCTCCCACGCGGCGGTCGTTGCCCGCGGCATGGGCAAGTGTTGCGTTTCGGGCTGCTCCGAAGCCCTGATCAATGAGAAAAACCGGACCATGACCATCAACGGCCGCGTGTACGGCTGCGATGACTTCATCTCGCTTGACGGATCAACCGGCCTGGTCTATGAAGGCAGCATCGCGACCAGGGAGGCCGAGATGTCAGGTAACTTCCAGACCATCATGGAATGGGCGGATGAGATAGCCGACATGAAGGTCCGCACCAACGCAGATACCCCCCACGACTCCCGGGTGGCTCTGGATCTGGGGGCCCAGGGAATCGGGCTGACCCGCACAGAGCATATGTTCTTTGAAGCTGAGCGCGTTTTCCTCTTCCGCCAGATGATTGTGGCCAGGACCGAGGAGGACAGACGCAAGGCCCTGGCAAAAATCAAGCCCATGCAGCAGGAGGATTTCCTGGGGCTCTTCCGGGTTATGGACGGTTATCCTGTCATCATCCGTCTCCTGGATCCTCCTCTCCACGAGTTTTTGCCTACAAACGAAGGAGAAATCAAGCAACTGGCCGAAGAGCTGGGCATCGGATACGACCGCTTGTGTGAGATCATTGAGGAACTCCACGAGCTGAATCCCATGCTGGGCCATCGGGGCTGCCGGCTGGCGGTCAGCTACCCCGAGATCGCGGAGATGCAAACGGAGGCTATCATCGGTGCGGCCTTGCAGGCGGCCGAGGAAGGAATCAATGTCATGCCGGAAATCATGGTCCCCCTGGTCAGTGAGGTCAAGGAACTGGAATACCTGAACCGCTTCATTAAGTCGACCGCTGACCGCCTGATCAAGGAAGCAGGCCGGGAATTGAAATACTGGGTCGGAACCATGATCGAGATTCCCCGCGCCTGTCTGACGGCAGACAAGGTGGCGGAGGAAGCGGATTTCTTCAGTTTCGGCACCAATGACCTGACCCAGATGACCTACGGTCTGTCACGCGACGATGCCGGGAAGATTCTGGAAGCCTACTACCAGGCCGGCATTTTTGAGACGGACCCGACTGCCCACCTGGACCGCGAGGGAGTGGGCCAGCTGATGCGGATGGCCGTCGAACTGGGCCGCAAGTCAAAACCGGATCTGGAACTGGGTATCTGCGGCGAACATGGCGGCGATCCCTATTCGGTTGAATTTTGCCAGATGGTCGGACTGGATTACGTGTCCTGCTCGCCTTACCGGGTGCCGATCGCACGGCTCTCGGCCGCCCAGTCGGCATTGAGGTATCCGCGCAGGAAATAG
- a CDS encoding glycine--tRNA ligase has product MANKQHALAKIVALAGNRGFVYQGSEIYGGLANSWDYGPYGTSLKHRIKEAWWKRFVDTCPLNVGLDSSILMNSDVWVASGHVGGFSDPMIDCRKCRTRWRADQLIDDWNKKQGFALSADGWTNEEYLAYIREHGIVCPACGEHDFTDVRQFNLMFKTFLGVTEDNQSQLYLRPETAQGIFINFRNVQRTSRRKIPFGIAQMGKSFRNEITPGNFIFRTREFEQMELEFFCEPGTDLEWFGYWRSFCYQWLLDLGISEDHLRLRDHSKEELSFYSAATTDIEYLYPFGWGELWGIADRTDYDLKQHMEYSKEDLRYFDPEKNEKYIPYVVEPSLGTDRLFLAILSEAYDEEELEGGEVRTVLRFLPALAPVQIAVLPLSGKLRQGAEAVYHDLIRHYRCEYDDRQSIGRRYRRQDEIGTPYCVTYDFESLEDQAVTIRERDSMKQIRLPMDRLVEYFKGKFDLP; this is encoded by the coding sequence ATGGCCAATAAACAGCATGCCCTGGCAAAGATTGTCGCCCTGGCAGGAAATCGAGGTTTTGTCTATCAGGGCTCTGAAATTTACGGGGGCCTGGCCAATTCCTGGGATTATGGTCCCTACGGCACCAGCCTCAAACATCGCATTAAAGAAGCCTGGTGGAAGCGTTTTGTCGATACCTGTCCCCTGAATGTGGGGCTCGATTCCAGTATCCTGATGAATTCGGATGTCTGGGTTGCTTCGGGTCATGTGGGCGGATTTTCCGATCCCATGATCGATTGCCGCAAGTGCAGGACGCGCTGGCGTGCCGATCAGCTGATTGATGACTGGAACAAAAAACAAGGCTTTGCCCTTTCTGCCGACGGCTGGACCAATGAGGAATATTTAGCCTACATCCGCGAACACGGCATCGTCTGCCCTGCCTGCGGAGAACATGACTTTACCGATGTCCGCCAGTTCAACCTCATGTTCAAGACCTTTCTGGGCGTGACAGAAGACAACCAGTCACAGCTTTACCTGCGTCCAGAAACGGCGCAGGGAATCTTTATCAATTTCCGCAATGTCCAGCGGACCTCACGCCGCAAGATTCCTTTTGGCATCGCCCAGATGGGCAAATCTTTCCGCAACGAGATTACGCCTGGCAATTTCATTTTCAGAACACGTGAGTTTGAGCAGATGGAACTGGAGTTTTTCTGCGAACCGGGAACCGATCTCGAGTGGTTTGGTTACTGGCGGTCTTTTTGCTACCAGTGGCTTCTGGATCTGGGGATTTCAGAGGACCATCTGAGATTGCGGGATCACTCGAAAGAAGAACTGTCTTTTTATTCGGCTGCCACAACCGACATTGAATACCTCTACCCCTTTGGGTGGGGCGAGCTTTGGGGGATTGCCGACAGGACCGATTACGACCTGAAACAGCATATGGAATACTCCAAGGAGGACCTACGGTATTTCGACCCTGAAAAAAACGAAAAATACATCCCCTACGTAGTGGAGCCTTCGCTCGGGACTGACCGCCTCTTTTTGGCCATTTTGTCGGAGGCCTACGACGAGGAAGAATTGGAGGGGGGGGAGGTCCGCACGGTCCTGCGTTTCCTGCCCGCGCTGGCACCCGTCCAGATCGCCGTTCTGCCCCTGTCGGGCAAATTGCGCCAGGGAGCGGAAGCGGTCTACCACGACCTGATCCGGCATTATCGCTGCGAGTACGACGACCGCCAGTCTATCGGCCGCCGCTACCGGCGCCAGGACGAGATCGGCACGCCTTACTGCGTAACCTATGACTTTGAATCGCTTGAGGATCAGGCGGTAACCATCCGGGAACGGGATAGCATGAAGCAGATCAGGCTTCCGATGGACCGGCTGGTTGAGTATTTCAAGGGAAAATTCGATCTGCCATGA
- the rpoZ gene encoding DNA-directed RNA polymerase subunit omega — MLTQPSTESLLPLAENRYVLAMLAARRARQLTSGACPTLETETPNPVTLASEEIGAGTVAYRYGKWDVVIPEHPLIIAAREAALREARAKEEEERLEEQSRMMRQVDRMPGEDVFEQVGISAEDASRIAEQLISHVAQLEEEERKAEEEPAETFEDTETEE, encoded by the coding sequence ATGTTGACACAACCATCGACTGAATCATTACTGCCGCTTGCTGAAAACCGCTACGTCCTGGCCATGCTTGCAGCGCGGCGGGCCCGCCAGTTGACGTCCGGCGCCTGCCCGACCCTCGAGACGGAGACACCTAATCCGGTCACCTTGGCCAGTGAGGAGATCGGGGCGGGAACGGTCGCTTACCGGTATGGGAAGTGGGACGTGGTCATCCCCGAACATCCCTTGATTATCGCTGCCCGTGAGGCTGCCCTGAGAGAGGCGCGCGCCAAGGAAGAAGAAGAACGTCTGGAAGAACAAAGCCGCATGATGCGCCAAGTCGACCGTATGCCCGGCGAAGATGTCTTCGAGCAGGTGGGCATTTCCGCTGAAGACGCTTCACGAATCGCTGAGCAGCTGATCAGCCACGTGGCCCAGCTGGAGGAAGAAGAGCGGAAGGCGGAAGAAGAGCCGGCGGAAACGTTTGAAGACACGGAAACTGAGGAATAA
- the gmk gene encoding guanylate kinase translates to MIRYERSLEEEGLIIVLSGPSGVGKNSIIDELRRQDPRRYHSVSMTTRRPRKDEEDGIAYHFTTRDHFEDLINRGEILEYDTYCGEYYGTPRAPVDRMIREKADILLDLTVKGALALKRNCPHAVLIFVTASTEDALRQRLLKRGTESAEEIDRRLVTAREELSRINLFDYWVVNDVIEEAAADVSAIMKAEKRRTLRFFVDECDL, encoded by the coding sequence ATGATCAGGTATGAACGGAGCCTAGAGGAGGAGGGCCTGATCATCGTCTTGTCAGGGCCGTCAGGTGTTGGCAAGAACTCCATTATTGACGAACTCAGAAGACAGGATCCGCGGCGCTATCATTCAGTATCCATGACCACCCGCAGGCCCCGCAAAGATGAAGAGGACGGCATCGCCTATCACTTCACGACACGGGATCACTTCGAGGATTTGATCAACCGCGGTGAAATTCTGGAATACGATACCTATTGCGGGGAGTACTATGGGACGCCCCGCGCCCCTGTAGACCGGATGATCAGGGAGAAGGCGGATATCCTGCTTGACCTGACTGTCAAGGGCGCGCTTGCTCTCAAGCGCAACTGCCCCCATGCCGTTCTCATTTTCGTCACCGCGTCGACAGAGGATGCCCTGCGACAGCGCCTGCTGAAAAGGGGAACGGAGTCAGCCGAGGAAATTGACCGGCGGCTGGTGACGGCGCGGGAGGAACTTTCCCGGATTAATCTCTTCGATTATTGGGTGGTCAATGATGTGATTGAGGAGGCCGCAGCCGATGTCAGCGCCATCATGAAGGCGGAGAAACGCCGTACCCTGCGTTTTTTTGTTGACGAGTGCGACCTTTGA